From a single Lolium rigidum isolate FL_2022 chromosome 7, APGP_CSIRO_Lrig_0.1, whole genome shotgun sequence genomic region:
- the LOC124675961 gene encoding serine/arginine-rich SC35-like splicing factor SCL30A isoform X1 produces the protein MARGYSYSPSPPPRGYRGRGRERSPSPRGDRYGAQGRDIPTSLLVRNLRRDCRPDDLRRPFGQFGRLKDVYIPRDYHTQEPRGFGFVQYFDPADAADAKYYMDGQVVLGREIAVVFAQENRKKPGEMRTRESSRGHSRGRSYDRRYSPSPRGRPSYRGRSYSRSPSPRYSRRRFREESYSRSPADSGSRSPTPSDGRYGRSARRERSVSVSE, from the exons ATGGCAAGGGGCTACAGTTACAGTCCATCCCCGCCACCAAGAGGCtacaggggaaggggaagggaacGCAGCCCAAGTCCACGTGGTGATCGTTATGGTGCCCAAGGTAGAGATATCCCGACCAGTCTTTTGGTCAGGAACCTTCGCCGGGACTGCAG GCCAGATGATCTTCGAAGGCCATTTGGGCAATTTGGTCGTCTGAAAGATGTGTATATTCCAAGGGATTACCATACTCA GGAGCCGAGAGGATTTGGGTTTGTCCAGTACTTCGATCCTGCCGATGCTGCTGATGCAAAATACTATATGGATGGACAGGTTGTTCTTGGCAGAGAAATAGCAGTTGTGTTTGCCCAGGAGAACAGGAAGAAGCCTGGTGAGATGAGAACCAGAGAAAG TAGCAGAGGCCATAGCAGAGGCCGGTCTTATGATCGGCGGTACTCTCCTTCTCCGAGGGGCCGGCCATCTTACCGAGGCCGGAGCTACTCAAG GTCTCCCTCTCCTCGGTACTCAAGGCGCAGATTCAGAGAGGAGTCTTACTCACGTTCACCCGCTGACAGCGGATCAAGGAGCCCGACGCCTTCTGATGGGCGTTACGGAAGGTCTGCCCGAAGAGAGAGGTCGGTCTCTGTTAGCGAATGA
- the LOC124675961 gene encoding serine/arginine-rich SC35-like splicing factor SCL30A isoform X4, producing MEEIESWKLRYMQMQLRLLLKRTEDIVTGLRDLQVLMKSLKSVLVLLRLTTVREPRGFGFVQYFDPADAADAKYYMDGQVVLGREIAVVFAQENRKKPGEMRTRESSRGHSRGRSYDRRYSPSPRGRPSYRGRSYSRSPSPRYSRRRFREESYSRSPADSGSRSPTPSDGRYGRSARRERSVSVSE from the exons ATGGAAGAAATAGAGAGTTGGAAATTAAGAT ATATGCAAATGCAACTAAGATTACTATTGAAGAGAACGGAAGATATAGTTACAGGTTTAAGAGATTTGCAAGTCCTCATGAAGAGTTTGAAGTCTGTATTAGTACTCTTACGACTTACAACTGTAAG GGAGCCGAGAGGATTTGGGTTTGTCCAGTACTTCGATCCTGCCGATGCTGCTGATGCAAAATACTATATGGATGGACAGGTTGTTCTTGGCAGAGAAATAGCAGTTGTGTTTGCCCAGGAGAACAGGAAGAAGCCTGGTGAGATGAGAACCAGAGAAAG TAGCAGAGGCCATAGCAGAGGCCGGTCTTATGATCGGCGGTACTCTCCTTCTCCGAGGGGCCGGCCATCTTACCGAGGCCGGAGCTACTCAAG GTCTCCCTCTCCTCGGTACTCAAGGCGCAGATTCAGAGAGGAGTCTTACTCACGTTCACCCGCTGACAGCGGATCAAGGAGCCCGACGCCTTCTGATGGGCGTTACGGAAGGTCTGCCCGAAGAGAGAGGTCGGTCTCTGTTAGCGAATGA
- the LOC124675961 gene encoding serine/arginine-rich SC35-like splicing factor SCL30A isoform X2 — MEEIESWKLRYMQMQDIVTGLRDLKRMEEIESWKLRDMQMQLRLLLKRTEDIVTGLRDLQVLMKSLKSVLVLLRLTTVREPRGFGFVQYFDPADAADAKYYMDGQVVLGREIAVVFAQENRKKPGEMRTRESSRGHSRGRSYDRRYSPSPRGRPSYRGRSYSRSPSPRYSRRRFREESYSRSPADSGSRSPTPSDGRYGRSARRERSVSVSE, encoded by the exons ATGGAAGAAATAGAGAGTTGGAAATTAAGATATATGCAAATGCAAGATATAGTTACAGGTTTAAGAGATTTGAAGAGAATGGAAGAAATAGAGAGTTGGAAATTAAGAGATATGCAAATGCAACTAAGATTACTATTGAAGAGAACGGAAGATATAGTTACAGGTTTAAGAGATTTGCAAGTCCTCATGAAGAGTTTGAAGTCTGTATTAGTACTCTTACGACTTACAACTGTAAG GGAGCCGAGAGGATTTGGGTTTGTCCAGTACTTCGATCCTGCCGATGCTGCTGATGCAAAATACTATATGGATGGACAGGTTGTTCTTGGCAGAGAAATAGCAGTTGTGTTTGCCCAGGAGAACAGGAAGAAGCCTGGTGAGATGAGAACCAGAGAAAG TAGCAGAGGCCATAGCAGAGGCCGGTCTTATGATCGGCGGTACTCTCCTTCTCCGAGGGGCCGGCCATCTTACCGAGGCCGGAGCTACTCAAG GTCTCCCTCTCCTCGGTACTCAAGGCGCAGATTCAGAGAGGAGTCTTACTCACGTTCACCCGCTGACAGCGGATCAAGGAGCCCGACGCCTTCTGATGGGCGTTACGGAAGGTCTGCCCGAAGAGAGAGGTCGGTCTCTGTTAGCGAATGA
- the LOC124675961 gene encoding serine/arginine-rich SC35-like splicing factor SCL30A isoform X3, with product MQLKIIVEENGRIESWKLRDMQMQLRLLLKRTEDIVTGLRDLQVLMKSLKSVLVLLRLTTVREPRGFGFVQYFDPADAADAKYYMDGQVVLGREIAVVFAQENRKKPGEMRTRESSRGHSRGRSYDRRYSPSPRGRPSYRGRSYSRSPSPRYSRRRFREESYSRSPADSGSRSPTPSDGRYGRSARRERSVSVSE from the exons ATGCAGTTAAAGATTATTGTTGAAGAGAATGGAAGAA TAGAGAGTTGGAAATTAAGAGATATGCAAATGCAACTAAGATTACTATTGAAGAGAACGGAAGATATAGTTACAGGTTTAAGAGATTTGCAAGTCCTCATGAAGAGTTTGAAGTCTGTATTAGTACTCTTACGACTTACAACTGTAAG GGAGCCGAGAGGATTTGGGTTTGTCCAGTACTTCGATCCTGCCGATGCTGCTGATGCAAAATACTATATGGATGGACAGGTTGTTCTTGGCAGAGAAATAGCAGTTGTGTTTGCCCAGGAGAACAGGAAGAAGCCTGGTGAGATGAGAACCAGAGAAAG TAGCAGAGGCCATAGCAGAGGCCGGTCTTATGATCGGCGGTACTCTCCTTCTCCGAGGGGCCGGCCATCTTACCGAGGCCGGAGCTACTCAAG GTCTCCCTCTCCTCGGTACTCAAGGCGCAGATTCAGAGAGGAGTCTTACTCACGTTCACCCGCTGACAGCGGATCAAGGAGCCCGACGCCTTCTGATGGGCGTTACGGAAGGTCTGCCCGAAGAGAGAGGTCGGTCTCTGTTAGCGAATGA